In a single window of the Abyssicoccus albus genome:
- a CDS encoding four-helix bundle copper-binding protein, whose translation MAHEQHQQLIQTLHECMEACNHCYDACLREEDVKMMAECIRLDRECADICAFLEQALTRNSPFSSDLAAACAKVCEACGNECQKHDHDHCQKCADACFKCAEACKEIA comes from the coding sequence ATGGCTCATGAACAACATCAACAACTGATTCAGACGTTACATGAATGTATGGAAGCCTGTAACCACTGTTACGATGCCTGTCTGAGGGAAGAAGACGTAAAAATGATGGCGGAGTGTATCCGATTGGATCGTGAATGTGCAGATATCTGTGCATTTTTAGAACAGGCTCTGACAAGAAATTCACCATTTTCTTCTGATTTGGCGGCAGCATGTGCCAAGGTCTGCGAAGCATGCGGCAACGAGTGTCAAAAACATGACCACGATCACTGCCAGAAATGTGCAGATGCGTGCTTCAAATGTGCAGAGGCTTGTAAAGAAATCGCCTAA
- a CDS encoding alpha/beta hydrolase produces the protein MKHVYQENKKGAPVFVLLHGTGGDETDLIPLAQAINSNFNYLGVRGEVKENGMNRFFERVGMGQYNWDDLRNRADQLFEFIKEKSIEYDFDLSDVYLLGFSNGSNIALEMIFRHPEAFHHAILGAPLYPANLKDTFDLGHLNVLLSMGKNDPMAPVQENERLIEMLKDRGASVSTHWVEGHNLDQSVVEAAKDWI, from the coding sequence ATGAAACACGTATATCAAGAAAATAAAAAAGGTGCACCAGTTTTTGTTTTATTACATGGAACTGGCGGTGATGAGACGGATTTAATTCCTCTCGCTCAAGCAATTAATTCAAATTTCAATTATTTAGGCGTGCGTGGAGAAGTAAAAGAAAATGGAATGAACCGCTTCTTTGAACGCGTCGGTATGGGACAGTATAACTGGGATGATTTACGAAATCGTGCCGATCAACTATTTGAATTTATTAAAGAAAAATCCATCGAGTATGACTTTGATTTAAGTGATGTTTATTTACTCGGATTCTCTAATGGTTCAAACATTGCATTGGAAATGATTTTCCGTCACCCAGAAGCATTTCACCATGCGATACTTGGTGCACCATTATATCCCGCTAACTTAAAAGATACTTTTGATTTAGGACATTTAAATGTCCTTTTATCCATGGGTAAAAATGATCCGATGGCACCCGTTCAAGAAAATGAACGTCTCATTGAAATGTTAAAAGATCGCGGTGCATCAGTTTCTACACATTGGGTAGAAGGGCACAATTTAGATCAGAGTGTTGTAGAGGCAGCTAAAGACTGGATTTAA
- a CDS encoding ABC transporter substrate-binding protein, translated as MKHFSYFFVLILVLLLTACNGFSVDSNSSNSSESNGDNASSEPIELNFWTFWGSEERRTVIEKIIKDFNESQDEIIVKHTYVPWSDIFTKNLSAIAAGDPPDVIINDINSLRVRASEGQVEPITEYVDDEVQSRFYDQLFDAAVVDDEIYALPFNTDNSVMFYNVAHLEEAGLSTEDLPETWEEVDAYAQALDIQNDEGYERIGFYPLIRGSISLWMVNALGENYISPEGEININNPEVHSAYEWVLQSQEKYGKNYLDSVNARFDNAQQDPFMSGEVSILVRNANYNVQLRNHASDLEFVTSPLPQRELGAKPASIGGGFVAEIPKGASNPEASYQFIEYITNYDSQLYWAENNFDLMANEQASIDAAESTEFNNTDQKVYNTMVDNMENTVLTLIPLGAPDYGSTLHSIFDEIINGSETVEDGIPRAQSEMERMFNNE; from the coding sequence ATGAAACATTTCAGTTATTTTTTTGTATTGATTCTCGTACTGTTACTAACTGCATGTAACGGATTTTCAGTAGACAGCAATTCAAGTAATTCTAGCGAAAGTAATGGTGATAATGCATCTTCTGAACCTATCGAACTTAACTTTTGGACATTCTGGGGTAGTGAAGAGCGCCGTACAGTTATTGAGAAAATCATTAAAGATTTTAACGAATCCCAAGATGAAATTATTGTAAAACATACATACGTTCCTTGGAGCGATATTTTTACTAAAAACTTATCCGCTATTGCTGCAGGCGATCCACCAGATGTCATTATTAATGATATTAATTCACTTAGAGTACGCGCATCTGAAGGACAAGTAGAACCCATTACAGAATATGTAGATGATGAAGTTCAATCACGTTTTTATGACCAATTGTTCGATGCGGCAGTCGTTGATGATGAGATTTATGCGTTACCATTTAATACAGATAACTCAGTAATGTTTTATAATGTTGCACATTTAGAAGAAGCAGGATTATCTACAGAAGATTTACCTGAAACATGGGAAGAAGTAGATGCATATGCACAAGCATTAGATATTCAAAATGACGAAGGATATGAACGTATTGGATTTTATCCATTAATACGTGGATCTATTTCATTATGGATGGTCAATGCTTTAGGTGAAAATTATATTTCTCCTGAAGGAGAGATTAATATTAATAACCCTGAAGTACATTCAGCATATGAATGGGTACTTCAGTCTCAAGAAAAATATGGAAAGAATTATTTAGATTCAGTGAATGCCCGATTTGATAACGCACAGCAAGATCCTTTCATGTCAGGAGAAGTATCAATTTTAGTACGTAACGCAAACTATAATGTTCAATTACGTAATCATGCAAGTGATTTAGAGTTTGTTACTAGTCCACTCCCACAAAGAGAACTTGGTGCAAAACCGGCATCAATCGGTGGTGGATTCGTTGCCGAAATACCGAAGGGTGCAAGTAATCCAGAAGCATCATATCAATTTATCGAATATATAACGAATTACGACTCACAGTTATACTGGGCTGAAAATAACTTTGACTTGATGGCTAACGAACAAGCAAGTATTGACGCAGCTGAAAGTACAGAATTTAATAATACAGATCAAAAAGTTTACAATACAATGGTTGACAACATGGAAAACACTGTGTTGACTTTAATTCCCCTAGGCGCACCGGATTACGGTAGTACTTTACATTCTATATTTGATGAAATTATTAACGGTTCAGAAACTGTTGAAGATGGTATACCACGTGCACAATCAGAAATGGAACGCATGTTTAATAATGAGTAA
- a CDS encoding carbohydrate ABC transporter permease — protein MKRQENIYGYLFILPWIIGFLGLTFGPMAFSLYGSFTNYNVTSRMDYIGLSNYKEMLFHDNLFWTSMANTLFFVVFTVPLTTIAAILISVMLNQDVPGMRFFRTIYYLPAVLSGVGVYLLWMQLLDPSAGLINQFLGLFGINGPNWLFDANWSKPSLILMKLWSAGGAMLLYLSAMQGISKSLYEAASIEGATNFQKFFKITLPLISPIIFFDVITSTIGSFQIFQEAYIMSSDNSGSPENSLLFYNLYMWIKAFTVFDMGYAMAMSWVLFVIVLVLTLVNFTLAKFWVHYEDD, from the coding sequence ATGAAACGACAAGAAAATATATATGGCTACTTATTTATATTGCCATGGATTATTGGGTTTTTGGGGCTAACATTTGGCCCCATGGCCTTTTCTTTATATGGGAGTTTTACGAATTATAACGTTACTTCTAGGATGGATTATATTGGACTCAGTAATTATAAAGAAATGCTATTCCATGACAATTTGTTTTGGACATCAATGGCAAACACGTTATTTTTCGTCGTGTTTACCGTCCCTCTAACGACTATCGCCGCAATTCTTATTTCCGTTATGCTAAACCAAGATGTTCCAGGTATGCGATTTTTCCGTACAATTTATTATTTGCCCGCCGTGCTATCTGGCGTTGGTGTGTATTTGTTGTGGATGCAATTACTCGATCCATCAGCAGGTTTAATTAATCAGTTTTTAGGATTGTTTGGCATTAATGGCCCAAACTGGTTATTCGATGCGAATTGGTCGAAACCATCATTAATCTTAATGAAGTTATGGAGTGCGGGTGGTGCGATGTTATTATACTTATCCGCAATGCAAGGGATTTCAAAATCCTTGTATGAAGCCGCATCTATTGAAGGTGCAACGAACTTTCAAAAATTTTTTAAAATTACATTACCTTTAATCAGTCCGATTATATTTTTTGATGTGATTACGAGTACAATCGGTTCATTTCAAATTTTCCAAGAAGCATATATTATGAGTTCAGATAACTCCGGGTCTCCTGAAAACTCTTTACTATTTTATAATTTATATATGTGGATTAAAGCATTTACTGTATTTGATATGGGCTATGCAATGGCAATGTCTTGGGTATTGTTTGTCATCGTACTTGTATTAACATTAGTAAATTTTACTTTAGCAAAATTTTGGGTCCATTATGAGGATGATTAA
- a CDS encoding multicopper oxidase family protein, with amino-acid sequence MRKKNLLISLFSLMMVIVLSACTNNDEEASVEDTNNGKDSNEEMNMNEDNENSMEENMNNSSSEGEMNNGSMGNGHMDHDDVVSLIDSTGENELNIPPILKSDSNKGTEYTIRAQKGETEIFDGVQTKTYGYNASFLGPMLQFEKGDTVKINLINELNENTTFHWHGLEVPGNDDGGPHNVLEPGEESTIEFEVTQEAATLWFHPHPEGKTSEQVYNGLAGLIYIEDQNSKNLELPSEYGENDIPLVFQDKVFNDEKQLNYKAIANEDGTVGDTSLINGTLNPKLTVDKEKVRLRLLNGSNARNYTFKLNTGDSFVQVATDGGFLNEPVSMEEITLTPSERAEIIIDFSKVDGNENIALMNEDGATLLPFEITDQTGKNMDIPDEMNDFSVTEEEKNLPVTKEIELFGMMDHVTINGKKFDPERIDFTQEQGVTEVWEIYNKPDMMGGMIHPFHIHGAQFKILSRNGEAPAENERGWKDSFSVAPDETVKIAIQFKNKGIYMFHCHILEHEDNGMMGQVKVE; translated from the coding sequence ATGAGAAAAAAGAACCTATTGATAAGCTTGTTTTCTCTAATGATGGTCATTGTTTTATCAGCTTGTACAAACAATGACGAAGAAGCATCTGTAGAAGATACTAACAATGGAAAGGATTCAAATGAAGAGATGAATATGAATGAGGACAATGAAAATTCTATGGAAGAAAATATGAATAACTCCTCCAGTGAAGGAGAAATGAATAATGGTTCCATGGGTAATGGTCATATGGATCATGATGATGTGGTAAGTCTAATTGATTCGACAGGAGAGAATGAACTGAATATCCCCCCTATACTCAAAAGCGACAGCAACAAAGGAACTGAGTATACAATACGCGCGCAAAAAGGAGAAACAGAAATATTTGATGGCGTTCAAACAAAAACATATGGATATAATGCCTCGTTTCTAGGTCCCATGCTTCAATTTGAAAAAGGAGATACTGTGAAAATAAACTTAATCAATGAGCTCAATGAAAATACCACTTTTCACTGGCATGGATTGGAAGTGCCAGGGAATGACGATGGTGGTCCACACAATGTATTGGAGCCAGGCGAAGAGAGTACTATTGAATTTGAAGTGACACAGGAAGCTGCCACATTGTGGTTCCATCCCCACCCGGAAGGAAAAACCTCTGAACAAGTGTACAACGGACTTGCTGGGTTAATTTATATCGAGGACCAAAATTCAAAAAATCTCGAATTACCAAGTGAATATGGAGAAAATGACATCCCTCTCGTTTTCCAAGACAAAGTATTTAATGATGAAAAACAACTGAATTACAAAGCCATAGCAAATGAAGATGGCACAGTCGGGGATACATCATTAATTAACGGCACATTGAATCCAAAATTAACTGTAGATAAAGAAAAAGTAAGGCTTCGACTTTTAAATGGATCAAATGCAAGAAATTACACCTTTAAACTAAATACAGGGGATTCTTTTGTACAAGTCGCAACAGACGGCGGGTTTTTAAATGAACCGGTCTCAATGGAAGAAATCACACTCACGCCTTCGGAGCGGGCCGAAATAATCATTGATTTTTCTAAAGTCGATGGTAATGAAAATATAGCGTTAATGAATGAAGATGGTGCCACGCTCTTACCTTTTGAAATCACAGATCAAACAGGTAAAAACATGGATATACCTGATGAAATGAATGACTTTTCAGTTACGGAAGAAGAAAAGAACCTGCCAGTGACAAAAGAAATTGAACTTTTCGGCATGATGGATCATGTAACGATAAACGGAAAAAAATTTGATCCTGAAAGAATTGATTTTACGCAGGAACAAGGTGTTACAGAAGTATGGGAAATCTATAATAAACCTGACATGATGGGCGGCATGATTCATCCGTTCCACATCCATGGTGCTCAGTTTAAGATCCTTTCCAGGAATGGAGAAGCACCAGCTGAGAACGAAAGAGGCTGGAAAGATAGTTTTTCCGTTGCCCCGGATGAGACTGTAAAAATTGCCATTCAGTTTAAAAATAAAGGCATATATATGTTCCACTGTCACATACTTGAACATGAGGACAATGGGATGATGGGACAGGTTAAAGTAGAGTAA
- a CDS encoding carbohydrate ABC transporter permease, translating to MFDNKTNNFWKSFNFILLLVGSVFMVAPLFWMVSTSLKSLEEIYNGEFTFIPRNIQFSNYSNIFDIVPFGTYFLNTTVIAIIVVLANVFVNAMIAYAFSKIHFKGRNIWFFIVLSTMMLPGFVTLIPQYVIFAKLGLVNTYYPLIIPALLGSAFNIFLLRQFFKGIPDNYIEAAKLEGANHFQIFYKIGLPMVRPALLTVAIFSFNAVWNDFLGPLLYLNDERLYTLQLGLQVFQGQSTTQWNYLMVGAIIVLLPVILLFFFLQKYFIQGANILGDKDLK from the coding sequence ATGTTCGATAATAAAACGAATAACTTTTGGAAATCGTTTAACTTTATACTGCTGTTAGTTGGAAGTGTGTTTATGGTAGCACCATTGTTTTGGATGGTGTCGACTTCTTTAAAATCTTTAGAAGAAATATATAACGGAGAATTTACGTTTATCCCGAGAAATATTCAATTTTCTAATTATAGTAATATTTTCGATATTGTACCGTTTGGTACTTATTTCTTAAATACGACAGTCATTGCAATTATTGTTGTACTTGCGAATGTATTTGTAAACGCCATGATTGCATATGCGTTTTCTAAAATACATTTTAAAGGGCGCAATATTTGGTTTTTTATTGTATTGTCAACGATGATGTTGCCTGGATTTGTAACATTAATCCCACAGTACGTTATTTTTGCTAAACTCGGATTAGTCAATACTTACTATCCGCTCATTATACCGGCGTTACTAGGTAGTGCGTTTAACATTTTTTTATTAAGACAATTTTTTAAAGGGATTCCTGATAATTACATAGAAGCTGCAAAATTAGAGGGCGCCAATCATTTTCAGATTTTTTATAAAATAGGTTTACCAATGGTACGTCCTGCATTGCTTACCGTTGCGATTTTTTCATTTAATGCGGTATGGAACGATTTTTTAGGCCCATTATTATATTTAAACGATGAAAGACTATATACGTTACAACTCGGTCTCCAAGTATTCCAAGGGCAGTCGACGACACAGTGGAACTATTTAATGGTCGGTGCAATTATTGTACTTTTACCCGTTATATTGTTGTTCTTCTTTTTACAAAAGTACTTTATCCAAGGTGCCAACATACTTGGCGATAAAGATTTGAAATAA
- a CDS encoding transposase, translating to MKILGDRKSYSKTDCDATFMRMKEDHMKNGQLKAGYNLQIATNNQFTLAYDIFPNPANSRTLTPFLNHFIDLHKKLPKYIVADVGYGSEENYENLIDDFEVTPLIPFNTYYSEQSKKNRTNIFNTFNWPYNEIEDYFTCPENYDLRFSH from the coding sequence TTGAAAATCCTTGGCGATCGAAAAAGCTATTCTAAGACAGATTGTGATGCCACATTCATGAGAATGAAGGAAGACCATATGAAGAACGGTCAATTGAAGGCAGGATATAATTTACAGATTGCGACAAACAATCAATTCACCCTGGCTTATGACATCTTTCCAAATCCGGCGAATTCAAGAACACTCACGCCGTTCTTGAATCATTTCATAGATTTGCATAAGAAACTTCCTAAATATATTGTTGCCGATGTTGGATATGGAAGTGAAGAAAATTATGAGAATTTGATTGATGATTTTGAAGTTACACCTTTAATTCCTTTTAATACATACTATTCGGAGCAATCAAAGAAAAACAGAACAAATATTTTTAATACATTTAATTGGCCATATAATGAAATTGAAGATTATTTTACATGTCCCGAAAATTACGACCTTAGATTCTCTCATTGA